tttttttacattaattatcaaataggttgaaaattcgatacaatatttgtcttgtttcgcttgaatgtaatggtcatgcatcatttagcTTTGGAGCACTATGAGTCTTTATGCCAgcagtgcttttccaatcatatcatttttGGTTGAGTACactttcagcgcattttcggcacagagatttgctaaataggcattgaatttttgcaaccccttctatgggtgtagtaaTAAattctacatacatacatacagactACAGATACAGATTCAGATCATGTGAACTTCCCAAACATTCTTCTAAAATTCATAGATCATATAGAATGTCTTAAATAAGCTATTTCTAatgtattttttcacaaacttttaagtattaataaattatttgaatttcctaATAGTTTCATTGCTatttagttttataatttttgttgtaagtTTTTTAATACGCTTGTCCTACTAATTCATAATTTATTCGTTTTGCTTATTTATTGATGTTATAGCAACAACATTGGGGGAAACAAGCTAGCTTCATTAAGGCCCTACAATCCCTCAAGGGAAATTTTGATGatcattggtttattttttattgtcgtTTATGATTGGGTTATAATTTTCATCAACATTTGATTATTGATAAAAGCCTCATAGGAAACATTAGGAGCTTCAATAGGAAATATCTATGAGTATAGGGATGTAGGAAAACCtaagatcgcaccatttaccaaaatgaatCCTGATCTATACGCAGACGTatagactaaggttgcctgaatttttttcactaccatcTGGGCCTAGCAATttcgggcattttttcaaatccgggcatggattttaatttttcaaatccaaaaaccgggcaaaaaccgggcaaaattaaggtgttattatatataaaagcaaagaaataatgccaaaaaaaatcgaaattaatattttattaatgtaattgcagacttccaacaactttttgaaaaacttaaatatttaaaggtttataaaagtaaatcagcgaaattatttgaaacaaccgttgaaaatatccataccgataatcgattttgctgaaacttactcaaaaactttgatttttttgggtttctttgtgaaaattgtgaaaaaatccgggcaatatccggacttttttcacgatatccgggcaaccgggccgggccggactttctcgaaattttgcatcaaatatccgggcaaacccggataaaaccgggcaatctggcaagcttagtataGACGGTTTCCTTTTCAAGTAATACTAACTTCACCATGCCTcctactttttcaaaatattttttgtgatttatgcAGGAACGAGGGGTTTGCTATTTGAACCAATAGAGTATTTTATTAACATTCCTTCCATTTATCCCCATTGAccactaggacgtggccggcgccgttatcgatcattttcaaaataagagaGCATCAGTTATGTGCACTGAGGATgtactgctagtcccaagcaccgtTCTGATGgactttgcacaaaattttcgggATAACTGGAAAACTTgaaatgaagatttcaacataaggttgccagatttctttttcagcacgtatccgggcaaaACAGGGCCAATTTGGTCCAAACATAGGAATAGTacagcaaaaataaagaaaaaaaaacttgaaaaaaatgccatcaaaacttatcagcagattttaaatcggaTGTCAGCCTTCCataaaaccttttatgattatgtttattaaacttactcaaaaaatttcaatttgaacgcataaataaaaaaaaattacaacacaacttgtttttttttctccggcaAGTAAggtaaataaatccgggcaaaatccgggcctAAAATCTTTGGGAAGAATAACCTTGATGTtgaattcccggaaaaaataTACTAAAGGCCTAAAATCtggcaaccgggctggaccggacttttcctaaattttgtattaaatatgcgggcaaactcggataaaaccaggcaatatgTCTTATTTTAACACTCTACTGCATACAAAATCTTATctatataatatttaaaaatatataggtTGTCGTATTGTAaaacctttcaaatttttttaatgcctcaaaaattcaataagaaaTTATGAAACGCAAGACCCAAAAACAAAGTACCagtactttaaccgacaaacttAACTGAGACCTGCtgcaaaaaattggaataatttaaaaagatttttcactatcgatAGGAGTTGTATGTCAGACTTTAGTTAATTCATCAGatctcgtaaattttcagataactatcatcttatttcaaaatatgtcatttcaTTGCCGATGGTTTTGTTTCTGTCAACAGATTGCGAAACGAAAATTCTTAAGATACTTTTCGTAGCGTTtctttattggaattgtttgattttataaatGCTTTGTCTTTTTACAATTTCGCACTAAGTTGTCgaacgaaaaaacattttttttttatcaaatttaatataTTAACCAGTTTTAAAAAGAAACACAAGTTTAAGTCTAAGCCATATATCAAGctagaactatcattttcctagctcaatttgattcatttttcctaTTCAAatagagcaaaatttttattgggGATTCCTGGGATTTTGAAGCGTTTCctgggattcgggaattcccaaaTTTTATTCGTTCCCGAGAATTCCCGGTCGGGAAATCCTAGATAGGACACTCTTAAATTATAGAGACTTTATACTAAAAGTTGATTCATCTCTTTAATCTCtagatttttcttttgaatatatATCTAGATAAAAAATATCCACCTGTTTCCGAgatgttttgatttcaattagtgttgttttaaaacaacactttgAAAGTAAAGGGTTAATTTTGAGGCTGAATATTTGTTGACGTTTAAAGTTTTTGTTCTggagtatttttgaaaaaaaaaaactcaaataacaTTAATATCAttgagaaattttaagaaaGCTGCTCTTGAAAAATCTTTTGAGGAAAGAAACTTTAATCTAgagattgttttttgaaaaattggttttcttGTTCAATATCAGATATCCAGGAAAGGAAAgttaaaaatgtgtattttttataaacgtTTGAAAATATGCAATACCTACATATTTCATACTTTTTCGGGGTAAgaccattttatttttttatttttgaaatattatcttttttttaatcataggttTGTTTAtcaaggcattttacttataaaaaatAGTATCGAAGaggaaatgtttgaaaaaaaaaacaaatcataagTAAGTTAAAGCTTCTTTTTCGGATAGGGCCTATATGACCCGAACTGTACCTTCTCGATTCGATATCTCAGGAACGGTTAAAGTTaaatacatgaaattttcttacttttaGTAAAATATGAAGCTTTACAATTtctcattttggaattttaaagaaCAGTTAACAGAGTCAACCAGCAAAAAACGACAATTAACCGGTTGGGGTCACATAAACCCGGATTACGGATTGCTGTTTTGGATATAAcatcaaaactactgaaccgattttcgtaaacaataccattttcaaattttccgaaTGTCTGCTATAAGATGATTCTTGAAAATTATTGTCATGGTTTTTTTGGGCTTCAGACATTTACCTTAAACTCAAATTGTCcttaaaatgacaaatataactcATTTATCTGAAgttacattgaaaattttttgatttccaGATAGTTTAGGAATCATTAAAAATTGCTTTTCTGTTCTTTTATTTCTTTACATTAATTTGCAGAGGAGGCGTTGACCTGATGGCATcgcacttgtttttttttcgttccagtGGAAATgaacaataattttataatttctataaGAATTTtgtgagaaatattttaaaaatgtattaaacGCCTAGACGGATGTgtgttaaatgatttaaaaccaAAAGTCGGTGGTCTTGTGGTTTTGGTGCACCTGCTgtcttaaattttgtattagagAATGTGTTGAACAGTCTGTTTATTTTACTAGAGTAAGCTTCAGCCAGGCAAgaagaaaataatgttttctggGCCTAGAATTCGTATCCTATTAATTAGAAGTTCTGCATTTTGTTGgtcaaattaataaaatgatATTGGGCGGAGAAATATGATTAGGTCATGTGATTCGTTATGATTCTGCTGAACTAGTTGGGGCAGtggtttatttttggaattgtgtTTAGTGATGTTGTGGGAAAGTAAATTTGTCGGGAAGTTAACTAAGAAAAGACGCACTCAAATCCCGAAAAGTAATTCGTAAGCACTTGCTGGATTATTAAGCAACAGTGACTGGGAGGTGCAGGGATGGTCACCATTAGTACAACAGGACCATCAAATACAAATTAATCCATGCTGCCTCCTTCCCTCATCGCCTATCAAAggactttggtgagattgtttcattttattttaatcaatttatacCTATTTCGTTAATCCTAATTCCATGTAGGATTTCCCACTTAAACATCCCTTCCAAAACCTTTCTGAAACAGCTTCATGGGtggtatgagttctctgcacccaaaaagttatttttgctgtttcagataatcccttctatgattgcattgacttgtcacggtgtgcatcatggtaccacactgatcttcaagagcagcacttgaaatgaatattgaatccagatactcattttggcatcttgcgttGTCCTTGATTATCAGTTGTACCTCTTGTATCAGCCAataatgcaagatgtgtgtagtcaccctttGCTATGCAATGCTATGCTTTTATTTCTTTACATTaatttgcagttgaaagggATAAATTAATTATGATGAGACTTATAGGGAGACCAATTAATGTACTAAATCATAGAATTCTAACATATTGAGGGAGGACCAAATGTAAGGTAGGTATATCGATTTTTCCTTTACGTTTTTCGCTACACTAAGCAGAACTactcaaaaattgtaaatttaattttcaaacaatgatGTAAAGGAACAAATACGACACTCCGATAAAGTCATAACAATCATAACAATCAGAAAGCTCAAgtattataagaaaaaaaaaatggttaaattacatcttgaaaataaaatgatcaaaaataataaaacgaatgaaataaaatcataaaaactttattattcgaaggaaaatgaaaaaactgcaaaagttatcaaaggaactttaaaatttgtatttcacatatagaatattcaggcttaaaaatattctaaatgaaaagaagttgtgactagtttatgtcagtttttgtattttatcgtaataaaactgtttgttcacattttgtttcatttgacgtaatgaaagctcacgcgagaaataatattttataatagTTAATCTTGTcggaattttggaaattttgtaaaacgAAAAGTATAAGATTCTAAAAAAAAGGTTGGaacaaactttaataaaaaaaaaacttaatggaTGTGAATATTATGATACTATCCAATTATGATTGGTGTCTTTTTATGAGTAGAACGACATGTTTGATAAACATGAAAGTATGGATCTCAAGTTAATAATAATATCTTCAAATTTCTTACCATATTTCATAACAGTTCACAACCCATTCTGAAAAGTCAAATAAAAAGCCTAAACTGAAGGCGCCCTTCCATCGATTGTTAAGGTGGAGCAGTTATTTTGTCATGCGAAAACGTAATTACAAATATGTCCTTTTTGCTCACTTTCCTGTTACTCAACCGGCTAAAATCGATTGAGCAACCGATCAGGGTTCTAGCTGTTGTTAGCCTCTTACTTCATGTCCGATCAATTATATTACATATAGCGGAAAGCGGCAGGTAAGCAACCTTCATGAATGTGCACCCTAATTACGCCGGCGCGAAAACTTCGCctagattatattttaaaatatctaccCCGTCCGTATCTGATCTGAGACGGAACCAGTTGCAAAACTTTTCCAGTGCAAGTTAGAAACTCGCCCCCAGCGGATCGATTAACGATGATCGGAATTAGAGCGAGTGCCGGGCGTCTTATCGGTTCCTTTCTAAGGATACGGCCCAGTGATTCCAAATTTCGTCAACTATCATCCGGGCAGTCGTACATCCGGAAAAACGTAGTGGAGCCATCGGTGCTCAACGGTTTCCGATATCGGTTTGCGGAGTCGAAAGATCGCGAACTGTTGCGTGATGGGTTGGAGCGATATTTCTTCCCGGAAGATCCAATCAGCGCTTCGCATCGCGATGGTCCCGACTACGTGGAGGACGATATGGAGCATCTGCTGGATATGATCGATACCGATCAGGTGCTTCTGGCCCTGGACGAGTCCACCGGAAAGCTGGCCGGATTCTGTGGCGCCTCGTATATCACACCGGATAACGTTGACAAATTGCGCGCAGAAGCAGCGGCCGCCAGAACGAGAAAAAATCGGGACATCATGCTGCTGATGGCGCATTTTGCCGATCACACCAGGGTCTGTGAGCGGTTCGAGGTCGATCAGGCATTCCACATACAGTACGGTGGGGTGAATCCGGAATTCCGAGGCCACGCCCTCGCCAGCGTTATGATGCAGAAACATTTCCAGGTGGCGCTGCACTGCGGGGTGCGGGTTTTTAGCGGCGATTGTAATGGACCTTATATGGCAAAATCTTGCGAGCGAATCGGAATGAAATGTCTGTACAAAATCTCCTACAGCGACTACCGGGACGAGAATGGGGAAATTGTGTTCCACGGCAAGAAAGGCTACACCGATTTGAAATGCTACGGAATGATGGTGTGAACCGATTTGTCgaatagaattaattttaatgattaacATTTGGTTAACGATGcggttatgaaaaaataaatacgaGTTTTTTACGTTTCTGAAAAATCGacgaatattttcaattgatgaATGTTGCGCTTTGCTAGTGATAAAATACTTACATGTACATTATTCTAGGAAAACAGAACTGAACAAGACCGATATGATCATATTGGTCTTCGGCTTATGGGAGGCGTGTTCAAGTGATCGAAGAATTTATTAGGTTTCTACATCAACAGTCCTGCAAAGGAGTATGAAAATCAAGACATTTAGTTCAgaactttaataaaatttaaaaagtacatATACAAAACTTAATGCACAGTACCAATAATATTGGTAAagtttctgaaaatattttttttttgttttgttcaaacCCCATTAGTATGCTGAACAGACACCTACAAAATCaattacaatttcaaaaattaatcagGTTTGTAACTTTGCTCTGAATGCCTGCGTTCGAGGAGAGGCCAACCAGTTTGACTATTTCCTTACGAACGCAGCAGATCTCTACTGCTGCAAGCCGTCTAGTTTCAATTATGAATAACCGCGAAAGGTGTGGTACGTTATttgcatggcgaccgtcaaaaatatctttttaatgAGTTTATAATTACCTGATCCCATCTTGGGTGCTGTACCAAATACTGGGGTAAGTAACACCGACGGTTAGCAGTCGATGTAGTATGGTCCTGCACTGGACGTTCACAGAGTTGTGTGAATTTCATTTCAAGTCGGAAAAGCCGGCTCCTGTTTTTAGAGAATTAGAGAAAGGAAGTTTTGGGGTACAGCTTAATGgaaactcggaagcgccctcattggatgaaatagaagcggcaatcaaagacatgacaCCCAACAAAGTGCCTTAAAATCGATTGGATTCCTGCTGAAGttctcaaagccgaccctgtgACCTTCTGTCAAGCGGTTTTCAAAATTAcgtccaatgaagaaatttttcgactttaatttgtGGGCACCATGTGCGCCATTTATAATatagagcgccgatgtggtctagcggattgACTGCatggtgcgagtctggttttggtattgTGAGACTAGCCACTAGTCAGTCGGCAGGCGTCCCAGAGATTCCCTAAACAATTCCTAGGGTCGGCAAGCTTACTGATCAACTGCAAAATGCAGAGAATTTCCGGAGGAAGAAACAACTCCACCTTCTagcttaaacttaattttattgGGAAGCACAATCCAAGCTTAATTCCACAACTTTAAATATAACACTCATGAGTGACAACAATGGGTAGATATCTGACCTGTGTTAGGGCTACCACCTGGTACTGGTCCTCGGTTGGTCCGACCTTGGGTTCGGTGAGGTCGAACTCGGTCCAACGGCGTCGACGCGGCGAAGTAGCTGGCGGCGTTCTAGGTTAGCGACCAGCGGCAGATGCGGAGCAGTCGACGGGTAAGTTGCAGTgtacctggccccaccttgggtgctgaaccaggcacgGAAGTGTTGTTGGCCGGATCAAGTTCGCAAGTGAGAAACTCACCCGAACTAGCGACGGAATGTCGC
This sequence is a window from Uranotaenia lowii strain MFRU-FL chromosome 3, ASM2978415v1, whole genome shotgun sequence. Protein-coding genes within it:
- the LOC129756961 gene encoding arylalkylamine N-acetyltransferase-like 2, which codes for MIGIRASAGRLIGSFLRIRPSDSKFRQLSSGQSYIRKNVVEPSVLNGFRYRFAESKDRELLRDGLERYFFPEDPISASHRDGPDYVEDDMEHLLDMIDTDQVLLALDESTGKLAGFCGASYITPDNVDKLRAEAAAARTRKNRDIMLLMAHFADHTRVCERFEVDQAFHIQYGGVNPEFRGHALASVMMQKHFQVALHCGVRVFSGDCNGPYMAKSCERIGMKCLYKISYSDYRDENGEIVFHGKKGYTDLKCYGMMV